Genomic DNA from Clostridia bacterium:
ATGGAATTAAGAAGAGGTTTTGCAATATCTAAGGGCATGAATGTTTTGGTAGTAGAAGATGTTGTAACTACCGGTGGCTCTGTAAAAGAAGTTATGGAGCTTATTAAAGACCTGGGCGGCAATATCGTAGGTGTCGGCTCAATAGTTGACCGCAGCGCAGGCAAGGTTGACTTTGGCGTAAAATTTGAATCGCTTATCAGCATGGACATACCTTCTTACGAAGCTGATCAATGTCCTATTTGCAAGCAAGGAATACCTATCATAAAGCCGGGCAGCAGAGATCTAAAATAATTTATTTGAGGTAAACTTTAGTGGCTAAGAATAAAAAATTCTGGTCAGGCTTATCTATGGTTGCCGTAGTTGTACTTGCGGCGCTTATTTTGGTTAATTATTTTCTAGGACGATTTACCGACTTAGAAAAATTAATCGGCTTAATAACAAAAGCAATAACTTTGATAGCACTTGTCTTTGTTGTTGTTTATGCATACGATTGGGTATCTGCTCAAAGCGGCAAAGACAGAACGATTTGGTTTATTATTTACGTAATAAGCGTTATAGTTTTGGCAGTTTTTTATCTGCTGGGCTGGTTTTAATTTATAACAAAAATTTAAGGAGCAAGTTTTATAAATGGAAAAAGTTAGAAGACGCAAAAGGAATTTTTTGACCGAATATTTTAGAAATTTCGGATTAAGACAGCTCATAGGGCTTGTCATGATAGCATGTGCTATAGCTTTGATTTTTGGACTTATCTTTAAATCCGAATTGACACTGCTTATAGCTTTTTCTGTTTATGCAGCTGTTACATTTCTGAGCATTTTTACGTCTGTTTTGGTTATGGTAAAAAATAACCGTCGTTCGCCCGAATTTAAGCGTGCAATGGTTAATATGATTATTATGCTTGTGATTTTTGCTTTGGCATTATTTGCAGCAATTTTTACAGGCACTCACGGAATTTACAGATAAAATATTATTAAATAAAATAAAAGCCGTAT
This window encodes:
- the pyrE gene encoding orotate phosphoribosyltransferase → MSQEKVLEIFESSGGILKGHFLLTSGRHSDQYMQCAKLFVDPTHSTKLCSELSKKFRSLHIDVVASPAIGGIIMGYEMARQLKCQNVFCERVNGKMELRRGFAISKGMNVLVVEDVVTTGGSVKEVMELIKDLGGNIVGVGSIVDRSAGKVDFGVKFESLISMDIPSYEADQCPICKQGIPIIKPGSRDLK